CCGATGCTGATCGCCCAGCCGATGTCCACCGGGGCGATGCCGACGTCGGCGCCGATGCCCTCGACGAAGCCCCACAGCGAATAGATCGCCACCTGCAGCAACAGCATGCCCAGCAAGGCACAGACGCCCAGCAGGGTCAGCCCTTCGCCACGCGGTGCACGCACCACCGGTGTTTCTTCCAGTTGCGCGGCGGGCAGGCACAGGCAGGCCAGGCAGACCAGGGCGAACCAGGCCGCGAGAAAGCCCATCGCCGCACCGAAGCCCAGGCGCTCGGCGATTATCGGCAGCACCGCCGCGCTGAAGGCGAACAGCGCGGTCTGCAGGAACAGCAGGATGCCGAACGAGCGATCCGGCCCGCTCATGCGGCCCAGGCAGTAGATGGCGTAGGAATACAGCAGGCCCGAGGCGAGGCCAGAGCCGAAGCGCAGCACCAACAGGTGGTCGAACTGCCCGACCCAGGCGGTCAGGCCATTGCACAGCAACAGCAGCAGCCCGCTGCTCAGGCCGATGGAGCGCGCCCCCAGGTAGCGGATCATGGGCAGGCACAGCAAGGTGCCGACGATCGAGGCGCACATTTCTGCCGACATGGTCCAGCTCTGCTGCACCAGGGTCAGGCCCAGGCGTTCGGTGAGCAGGCCGATGAAGATCGGCTGTACGCCGATGGCGAGAATCGAGGCAGCGGCAATGAAGATGCACGCGGCGCGCACGGCAAATGACTGGTTCATTTCAGTACCCATCCTGTCTGGCCGCCCTGAGGGCGATGATGCCAGCGTCAACGAAGCGATTGAATGTGTGCCGTACGCCGATTCAGGCCTGGCGATAGCAATCGATGACCACGCGGGTTTCCCCGGGGTAGGTCACCCGTCCAATGAAGGTGTCCTGGGTCAGCCAGGCGAGCCGGCCGGCCGCCTGGAATACCGGGGTGCAGGTACAGCGGTACTCGGAGACCGGAATGGGCCAGATGCCGTCGGCCTCCAGCTGCTTGCCGCGTTCGGTGAGCAGCAGCAGGCCACGGTTATGAATGTTGATCAGCTCACCCTGGTCGCTGCGCAGGCTGTAGCGGGCGTCCAGGTCGCCGACGCCGTCGTGGCGCAGCAGGAAGAAATCCGCGCCACCCGGCAGTACCTCGCCGTGTAGCTGCGGTCCTTCGAAACGCCCGCCGAGGATTCGGTAATTACTGCGCAGCCCATCGCCACAGCGCCCCAGCGCATCGCCCGGCGCGATCTCGACGTCCAGGCGCATGACCGGCAGCAGCCGGGGTGTTGCACAGACGTCATCAAGATTCGTCATGTTCGCTCTCCCGTAAGTGCCGCCGCTCAGTAGCGGTAGGTGAAGTACAGTTCCAGGGCATCGAAGCGCTGGTCGTTACCGAACACCTGCCTGGCGGCGGCCTGGGGCCTGACCCTGTTGTAGGACAGCGAGGCATACCAGCGCGGGGTCGGTGTCCAGTCCAGGTAGACGGCGGTTTCGTCGGCGAAACGCCGGTCACTGACCGCCGCGCCCTGGAAGTTCTTTTCGTCGAGCCAGAACTGGTAGTGGATAACCCCCAGGGTGAAGGCTTCGTTGAGACGGTTCTTGATGGAGAACTGCTGCACCCGCTCGTTGCTGTTGAACAGCAGGTAGTTGCCCACCACGTCGCCGACCAGCCAGGTGCTCCAGTCGACGAAGCCCTTGGCCAGCGGATCCCAGGCTTTCTGGCGATTGTCGGCAAGGTTGTCGTCGCCGGAGAACACCGCGTAGCGGTAGCCAAGGCTCGGGGTGAACGGCAGTTGCTGAAAGCTGTAGTCGGCCTGGGCGTACCAGGCGCTGGCGTCGTAGTCCACGCCTTCGCCGCTGCCGCGCTCCACGGCATATTCGGCGTTGAGGGTCAG
The Pseudomonas sp. DTU_2021_1001937_2_SI_NGA_ILE_001 DNA segment above includes these coding regions:
- a CDS encoding DUF3237 domain-containing protein; protein product: MTNLDDVCATPRLLPVMRLDVEIAPGDALGRCGDGLRSNYRILGGRFEGPQLHGEVLPGGADFFLLRHDGVGDLDARYSLRSDQGELINIHNRGLLLLTERGKQLEADGIWPIPVSEYRCTCTPVFQAAGRLAWLTQDTFIGRVTYPGETRVVIDCYRQA
- a CDS encoding MFS transporter, which translates into the protein MNQSFAVRAACIFIAAASILAIGVQPIFIGLLTERLGLTLVQQSWTMSAEMCASIVGTLLCLPMIRYLGARSIGLSSGLLLLLCNGLTAWVGQFDHLLVLRFGSGLASGLLYSYAIYCLGRMSGPDRSFGILLFLQTALFAFSAAVLPIIAERLGFGAAMGFLAAWFALVCLACLCLPAAQLEETPVVRAPRGEGLTLLGVCALLGMLLLQVAIYSLWGFVEGIGADVGIAPVDIGWAISIGLLGGLPGAALPSLLGHRLGRLPMILIGSLVVLLSIYLLAARIHDITDLALAVFLMNLGWNLALSYYMSSVVTHDPSGRLTRLVGVVQVSAAASAPTLLALLLQGDGRQTIFVVSSVAILLGCALVLVMGAGSRHTPGPTPVNLSL